In Oryzomonas sagensis, the following are encoded in one genomic region:
- a CDS encoding topoisomerase DNA-binding C4 zinc finger domain-containing protein — MLPPQSKNNKKCPNCGNEMKVREKKSGEEAGKKFLVCIKYPECWTIEPYVEPKWF, encoded by the coding sequence ATGCTTCCTCCGCAGTCGAAAAATAATAAAAAATGTCCAAATTGTGGGAACGAAATGAAGGTTAGAGAAAAGAAGTCAGGAGAAGAGGCAGGAAAGAAGTTCTTAGTATGCATCAAATACCCTGAATGCTGGACTATTGAACCATATGTAGAGCCAAAGTGGTTTTAA
- the smpB gene encoding SsrA-binding protein SmpB yields the protein MGEKLICNNKKAYHEYFIEEKLEAGMVLQGTEVKSLRAGTVNLTDAFMLIRDGEALLNNLHIAPYDFGNRQNHQPDRQRKLLLHRKEITRLYGKVREQGYSIIPLRLYFKDGLVKVEIGLAKGKKLYDKREDLKKRDTQREISQTLKARNRG from the coding sequence ATGGGTGAGAAACTGATCTGCAACAACAAGAAGGCCTACCATGAATATTTTATCGAGGAAAAACTGGAAGCCGGGATGGTGCTTCAGGGGACCGAGGTAAAATCGCTGCGGGCCGGCACCGTCAACCTGACCGACGCTTTCATGCTGATCCGCGATGGTGAGGCCCTGCTGAACAACCTGCATATCGCGCCCTATGACTTCGGCAACCGCCAGAACCACCAGCCGGATCGCCAGCGCAAGCTGCTCTTGCATCGCAAGGAGATCACCCGGCTTTACGGCAAGGTCAGGGAGCAAGGGTATTCGATCATACCGCTCAGGCTCTATTTCAAGGATGGGCTGGTAAAGGTCGAGATAGGGCTTGCCAAAGGCAAGAAACTATACGATAAACGTGAAGACCTTAAAAAAAGGGATACACAGCGGGAGATATCCCAGACCCTGAAGGCGCGTAATCGGGGTTGA
- a CDS encoding magnesium transporter, with protein sequence MNTEYSEIYLSAVIGRSVINSRGEELGLLRDLIMVPGEVFPEVSHIVIKGRMGKMLLPWSEVSLFTHVVISAAGVAPPGLCAYEYREAEILVRRDLLDKQIVDVDGAKVVRVNDIKLGKLHDKLCIFSVDIGFRGLLRRLGYERFGDSVARLIKKNIPNTEISWEYVQPLEPHSSKLALNIARNQMNEIHPADLADIIEQIPIKNIKTVLENIDPETTGDTIYELEPEMRSVVIGQMDAEHASDILEEMSPDDAADVLADLSEETAQQLLGLMDDEEKEEIEELLVHEEDTAGGFMTSEFLTLPLNHTVGAAIADVRRLAGEIETINYAYLLDDAEHLEGVLSLQDLLAAKDDELIVDIMEDNIRSVNVGDDPEEILETLTRYDLTAVPVLDEDQRMVGIVTVDDVLAHYLPRLVKKRG encoded by the coding sequence ATGAACACGGAATACAGCGAAATATACCTGAGCGCCGTCATCGGCCGTTCGGTGATCAACAGCAGAGGCGAAGAGCTCGGGCTCCTCCGCGACCTCATCATGGTGCCGGGCGAGGTGTTCCCCGAGGTGTCGCACATCGTGATCAAGGGGCGCATGGGCAAGATGCTGCTCCCCTGGAGCGAGGTGTCGCTGTTTACCCATGTGGTGATATCGGCTGCCGGCGTCGCCCCGCCCGGCCTTTGCGCCTATGAATACCGCGAGGCGGAGATCCTGGTGCGGCGCGACCTGTTGGACAAGCAGATCGTGGACGTGGACGGTGCCAAGGTGGTGCGCGTCAACGATATCAAGCTCGGCAAGCTCCACGACAAGTTGTGCATATTCTCCGTCGATATCGGCTTTCGCGGATTGCTGCGCCGCCTGGGATACGAACGGTTCGGCGACAGTGTGGCGCGGCTGATCAAAAAGAACATTCCCAATACCGAGATCAGTTGGGAGTATGTCCAACCGTTGGAGCCCCATTCGTCGAAACTGGCCCTCAATATCGCCCGCAACCAGATGAACGAGATTCATCCGGCCGACCTGGCGGATATTATCGAGCAGATTCCGATCAAGAACATCAAGACCGTGCTCGAAAACATCGACCCGGAGACCACCGGCGACACCATCTACGAACTGGAACCGGAGATGCGCAGTGTGGTCATCGGCCAGATGGATGCGGAACATGCCTCGGACATCCTGGAAGAGATGTCCCCGGACGATGCCGCCGACGTTCTCGCCGACCTGTCGGAAGAGACGGCACAGCAACTGCTGGGGCTGATGGACGATGAAGAGAAAGAGGAGATCGAAGAGCTGCTGGTACACGAGGAAGATACGGCCGGCGGTTTCATGACCAGCGAATTCCTCACCCTCCCCCTGAACCATACGGTTGGCGCCGCCATCGCCGATGTGCGCCGGCTCGCGGGGGAGATCGAGACTATCAATTATGCCTATCTCCTGGATGACGCCGAACATCTGGAAGGGGTGCTCAGCCTCCAGGATTTGCTCGCCGCCAAAGACGATGAACTCATCGTCGATATCATGGAAGACAACATCAGAAGCGTGAATGTGGGCGACGACCCGGAGGAGATTCTGGAAACCCTCACCCGGTACGACCTGACGGCAGTACCGGTGCTTGACGAGGACCAACGCATGGTGGGGATCGTCACCGTCGACGACGTCCTTGCCCACTACCTGCCGCGCCTGGTGAAGAAGAGAGGATAG
- a CDS encoding Nramp family divalent metal transporter yields the protein MFTGISLFKFLKPLKSVTPRNIMLFLAILGPGIITANVDNDAGGITTYSLAGANYGNDLLWTMLPTTIALVVVQEMCARMGAVTGKGLADLIRESFGVKVTFYVMIALLLTNMGNSISEFAGIAASLEIFGISKYVSVPISAVVVWLLIVKGSYKTVEKVFLVACMVYVAYPIAAVMAGPKWDIILKASVIPTFRSDSAFTMTLIGLVGTTIAPWMQFYQQSAVVEKGITAEQYAFTRLDVIFGCIMAIVVAFFIVVACAATINVQGLKVETAADAAMALKPLVGRHASTLFAFGLFNASLFAACILPLSTAFYICEGMGWESGVDKDFERAPQFFWLFTVIIVISAGLILAPNAPLLKIMFISQVVNGAMLPFILIFMQLLVNDRKLMGSFVNGPVFNIIAWLTVIIMIVMTVVMTLDMILPGALKGLVTF from the coding sequence ATGTTCACCGGAATATCGCTATTCAAATTCCTCAAGCCGCTCAAGAGCGTGACCCCCAGGAACATCATGCTGTTCCTGGCCATCCTCGGTCCCGGCATCATCACCGCCAATGTGGACAACGATGCCGGCGGCATCACGACCTATTCCCTGGCCGGGGCCAACTACGGCAACGACCTGCTCTGGACCATGCTCCCCACGACCATCGCCCTGGTGGTGGTCCAGGAGATGTGCGCCCGCATGGGCGCCGTGACCGGCAAGGGGCTCGCCGACCTGATCCGCGAGTCGTTCGGGGTCAAGGTCACCTTCTACGTGATGATCGCCCTGCTTTTGACCAACATGGGCAACTCCATCTCCGAGTTTGCCGGCATCGCCGCCAGCCTCGAAATCTTCGGCATCAGCAAGTATGTGTCGGTCCCCATCAGCGCCGTGGTGGTCTGGCTGTTGATCGTCAAGGGGTCGTACAAGACCGTGGAGAAGGTGTTCCTGGTGGCCTGCATGGTCTATGTCGCCTACCCCATCGCCGCCGTCATGGCCGGCCCCAAATGGGACATCATCCTCAAGGCCAGCGTGATCCCGACGTTTCGCTCGGACAGCGCCTTCACCATGACCCTGATCGGCCTCGTGGGCACCACCATCGCCCCCTGGATGCAGTTCTACCAGCAATCGGCCGTGGTGGAGAAGGGGATCACGGCGGAACAGTACGCCTTTACCAGGCTGGACGTCATCTTCGGCTGCATCATGGCCATCGTGGTGGCCTTTTTCATCGTGGTGGCCTGCGCCGCCACCATCAATGTCCAGGGGCTGAAGGTGGAGACCGCCGCCGACGCGGCCATGGCGCTCAAGCCGCTGGTGGGCAGGCACGCATCCACCCTGTTCGCCTTTGGCCTCTTCAATGCGTCCCTGTTCGCAGCTTGCATCCTGCCGCTCTCCACGGCCTTCTACATCTGCGAGGGCATGGGGTGGGAGTCGGGGGTGGACAAGGATTTCGAGCGGGCCCCCCAGTTTTTCTGGCTCTTCACCGTGATCATCGTCATCAGCGCCGGCCTGATCCTGGCCCCCAACGCCCCGTTGCTCAAGATCATGTTCATCTCCCAGGTGGTCAACGGCGCCATGCTGCCGTTCATCCTGATCTTCATGCAACTGCTGGTGAACGACCGCAAGCTCATGGGCAGCTTCGTCAACGGCCCCGTCTTCAACATCATCGCCTGGCTGACGGTGATAATCATGATCGTCATGACCGTGGTCATGACCCTTGACATGATCCTCCCCGGAGCGCTCAAGGGGCTTGTGACCTTTTAG
- a CDS encoding DUF4124 domain-containing protein — translation MKRIVTVVAVMLLWSLPAMAETYSWTDKSGTVNFSDDYYSVPKQYRKKVRRLGDIDAQPAADSGKGAGAGQQAALPETGRSGAGTDAANNQYGGKKAEIWQQEFKGRYAEVKLLEKELTELEELIKKPVGISRERIQGLPQEFRATQKRYNDAVAAYNELNDAANKVGLPAEYRK, via the coding sequence ATGAAACGGATTGTAACGGTTGTGGCGGTGATGCTCCTGTGGTCGCTGCCGGCGATGGCGGAAACCTACTCCTGGACCGACAAGAGCGGTACCGTCAACTTCAGCGACGATTACTACAGCGTGCCGAAGCAGTACCGAAAGAAGGTGCGCAGGCTGGGGGACATCGATGCTCAGCCGGCCGCCGACAGCGGGAAGGGCGCCGGTGCGGGGCAGCAGGCGGCGTTGCCGGAAACGGGCAGGAGTGGCGCGGGGACTGACGCCGCCAACAACCAGTATGGCGGGAAAAAGGCGGAAATCTGGCAGCAGGAGTTCAAGGGGCGTTACGCCGAGGTTAAACTGCTCGAAAAGGAGTTGACGGAACTGGAAGAACTCATCAAGAAGCCGGTCGGCATATCCCGCGAGCGCATCCAGGGGCTTCCCCAGGAGTTCCGGGCGACGCAGAAGCGCTATAACGACGCCGTCGCGGCGTACAACGAGTTGAACGACGCCGCCAACAAGGTCGGCCTGCCCGCCGAGTACAGAAAATAG
- a CDS encoding histidine triad nucleotide-binding protein, whose protein sequence is MDACIFCKIIRGEIPSKKVFEDDQILVIEDIAPKAPLHLLLLPKRHFVNCLDMTEQDDALVGSIMRKAGEIARQKGYAESGFRVVQNNGEGVGQSVFHIHFHLLAGRDFTWPPG, encoded by the coding sequence ATGGACGCGTGCATCTTCTGCAAGATCATCCGCGGCGAGATACCGTCAAAAAAAGTGTTTGAGGACGATCAGATTCTGGTCATCGAAGACATCGCCCCCAAAGCGCCCCTGCATCTCCTCCTTCTGCCGAAGAGGCATTTCGTCAACTGTCTCGATATGACCGAACAGGACGACGCCCTTGTCGGCTCTATCATGAGAAAGGCGGGGGAAATAGCCCGCCAGAAGGGATATGCCGAGTCCGGCTTTCGTGTGGTGCAGAACAATGGCGAAGGGGTCGGGCAATCGGTATTCCACATCCATTTTCACCTCCTGGCCGGACGTGATTTTACCTGGCCTCCGGGGTAA
- the pyrE gene encoding orotate phosphoribosyltransferase codes for MSDREKLKKIILELSYEKRLVTLASGRQSDFYFDGKQTTLHAEGGFLVGKLFYEAIKDVAGVEAVGGITLGADPIATATSIAAHLDGRKMHAFIIRKEPKGHGTGQWLEGRKNLPAGTGVVIVEDVVTTGGSSMKAVRRAEEEGLKVLGIVTLVDREEGGRENIEAEGYWLRTIFTRSELVA; via the coding sequence ATGAGTGACCGTGAAAAACTGAAGAAGATCATCCTGGAGCTGTCCTATGAAAAACGGCTCGTGACCCTGGCCTCCGGCCGGCAGAGCGATTTCTATTTTGACGGCAAACAGACCACGCTGCACGCCGAAGGCGGTTTTCTGGTGGGCAAGCTCTTTTACGAGGCGATCAAGGACGTGGCAGGGGTGGAAGCGGTGGGGGGCATCACCCTTGGCGCCGACCCGATCGCCACGGCGACCTCCATTGCCGCCCATCTGGACGGCAGGAAGATGCACGCCTTCATCATCCGCAAGGAGCCCAAGGGGCACGGCACCGGCCAGTGGCTGGAGGGGCGCAAGAACCTGCCCGCCGGAACCGGCGTGGTGATCGTCGAAGACGTGGTCACCACCGGCGGTTCCTCCATGAAGGCCGTGCGCCGGGCCGAAGAAGAGGGGCTGAAGGTGCTGGGCATCGTCACCCTGGTCGACCGCGAGGAAGGCGGCCGGGAGAACATCGAGGCCGAGGGGTATTGGTTGAGGACCATCTTCACAAGGTCTGAACTCGTCGCTTAA
- the purF gene encoding amidophosphoribosyltransferase — protein sequence MNFTRPHEECGVFGVYNHPEASNLTYLGLYALQHRGQESCGIVSSDGTSLHAHKRMGLVADVFGNQEVFKKLPGKSAIGHVRYSTAGASVEKNVQPIMVDYSRGSIAVAHNGNLVNAHLLKAELEAYGSIFQTTMDTEIIIHLLAISHTNSLVDRIVDALNRIKGAYCLLFLTETRMIAVRDPNGFRPLCLGRLGDAWVVASESCALDLIEAEFVREIEPGEMIVCTKDGNLKSLFPFKKVEPTPCIFEFVYFARPDSYIFGKNVYLARKELGRQLAREHGVDADIVIPVPDSGVPAAMGYAEESGIRFEMGLIRNHYVGRTFIEPAQAIRHFGVKIKLNPVREILKGKRVVVIDDSIVRGTTSRKIVKMVRNAGAKEVHMRISSPPTSYPCYYGIDTPNRKELISSSHTLSEICRYITADSLGYLSEEGLVHSVGLENTGFCKACFAGTYPVAFPRPALKPQMGLFEEEYSEHE from the coding sequence ATGAATTTTACCCGGCCACACGAAGAATGCGGTGTTTTCGGCGTCTATAACCATCCAGAAGCATCCAACCTGACGTATCTGGGGCTGTACGCCCTCCAGCATCGGGGACAGGAAAGTTGCGGCATCGTCTCGTCGGACGGAACGAGCCTGCACGCCCACAAGCGCATGGGGCTGGTGGCCGATGTCTTCGGCAACCAGGAGGTATTCAAAAAACTGCCCGGAAAGTCGGCCATCGGCCATGTACGCTATTCCACCGCCGGCGCCTCGGTGGAGAAGAATGTGCAGCCGATCATGGTGGACTACTCCCGGGGCTCCATTGCCGTGGCCCACAACGGCAACCTGGTCAACGCCCATCTGCTCAAGGCCGAACTGGAGGCCTACGGCTCCATCTTCCAGACCACCATGGATACGGAGATCATCATCCATCTCCTGGCCATCTCCCACACCAATTCCCTGGTGGACCGCATCGTGGACGCCTTGAATCGCATCAAGGGCGCCTATTGCCTGCTGTTTTTGACCGAAACCCGCATGATCGCCGTACGCGACCCCAACGGCTTCCGCCCCCTGTGTCTGGGGAGGCTGGGAGATGCCTGGGTCGTGGCCTCGGAAAGCTGCGCCCTGGACCTGATCGAGGCCGAGTTCGTGCGGGAGATCGAGCCGGGCGAGATGATCGTCTGCACCAAGGACGGCAACCTGAAATCCCTGTTCCCCTTCAAGAAGGTCGAGCCGACCCCCTGTATCTTCGAGTTCGTCTACTTTGCCCGGCCCGACTCCTATATCTTCGGCAAGAATGTGTACCTGGCCCGCAAGGAGTTGGGGAGACAACTGGCCCGGGAACACGGCGTCGATGCCGATATCGTCATCCCGGTGCCCGACTCCGGCGTGCCGGCAGCCATGGGCTACGCCGAGGAATCCGGGATCCGCTTCGAGATGGGGCTGATCCGCAACCATTACGTGGGGCGGACCTTTATCGAGCCGGCCCAGGCCATCCGCCACTTCGGGGTCAAGATCAAGCTCAACCCGGTACGGGAGATTCTCAAGGGGAAGCGGGTCGTGGTGATCGACGACTCCATCGTGCGCGGCACCACCTCGCGCAAGATCGTCAAGATGGTGCGCAACGCCGGCGCCAAGGAGGTGCACATGCGCATCTCTTCCCCTCCCACCAGCTATCCCTGCTACTACGGCATCGACACCCCCAACCGCAAGGAACTGATCTCTTCCTCCCATACGCTCAGCGAAATCTGCCGCTATATTACCGCAGATTCGCTGGGATACCTGTCCGAAGAGGGATTGGTTCATTCGGTAGGCCTTGAGAATACCGGCTTTTGCAAGGCCTGTTTTGCCGGGACGTACCCGGTTGCATTTCCCCGACCGGCCTTGAAGCCGCAGATGGGACTTTTCGAAGAGGAGTACAGCGAGCATGAGTGA
- a CDS encoding phosphoribosylformylglycinamidine synthase subunit PurQ, giving the protein MKKTRAIVITGNGTNCETEAAHACRLGGFDEAVIAHIAEILSGEVRLDDFHFLNLTGGFLDGDDLGSAKAQANRLKHAGVSGTGEKLVEQFTRFIAAGKLILGVCNGFQLMVKMGMLPGFDGDFLTQRTTLTFNDCGRFQDRWVYLKTDAASPSVFTTGIEHGIYLPMRHGEGKFLCDSPATLERIEREHLAVLKYSGPDYAAATMEFPLNPNGAQNAIAGLCDPTGRLMGLMPHPEAFVHYTQHPRWTREELPEEGDGLKLYRNAAEYVRKNLV; this is encoded by the coding sequence ATGAAAAAAACGAGAGCCATCGTCATCACCGGAAACGGCACCAACTGCGAGACCGAGGCGGCCCATGCGTGCCGTCTGGGAGGCTTCGACGAGGCGGTCATCGCCCATATCGCCGAGATCCTCTCCGGAGAGGTCCGGCTGGACGACTTCCATTTTCTCAACCTGACCGGCGGTTTTCTGGACGGGGACGACCTGGGGAGCGCCAAGGCCCAGGCCAACCGCTTGAAACACGCCGGCGTCAGCGGTACGGGCGAAAAACTGGTGGAGCAGTTCACCCGTTTCATCGCTGCCGGCAAGCTGATCCTGGGGGTCTGCAACGGCTTCCAGTTGATGGTCAAGATGGGCATGTTGCCCGGTTTTGACGGCGATTTCCTGACCCAGCGCACGACCCTGACCTTTAACGACTGCGGTCGTTTTCAGGATCGGTGGGTGTATCTGAAGACCGATGCGGCCTCGCCCAGCGTCTTCACCACGGGGATCGAGCACGGTATCTACCTGCCGATGCGCCACGGCGAGGGGAAATTCCTCTGCGATTCGCCTGCAACCCTGGAGCGCATCGAGCGGGAACACCTGGCGGTACTGAAATACTCCGGTCCGGATTACGCGGCGGCGACCATGGAGTTTCCCCTGAATCCCAACGGAGCCCAGAACGCCATCGCCGGGCTGTGCGACCCGACCGGCCGCCTGATGGGCCTGATGCCCCATCCCGAGGCCTTTGTGCATTACACCCAACATCCCCGCTGGACCCGGGAAGAGCTGCCGGAAGAGGGGGATGGTCTGAAGCTGTACCGCAACGCGGCGGAGTATGTGAGGAAAAATCTCGTTTAA
- a CDS encoding MT-A70 family methyltransferase: MSKQNSTAVDDFKRRITGEFGTILADPPWQFNNRTGKMAPEHQRLLRYPTMALEEIMSLPVQDVAAQKSHLYLWVPNALLAEGLEVMRRWGFTYKSNLVWYKTRKDGGPDGRGVGFYFRNVTELILFGIRGKMRTLDAGRRQVNIISSNKREHSRKPDEQYGLIESCSPGPYLELFCRHPQPGWVAWGNEISEEGNKRNGIIWNNQKVIELPQPRLFEKKTKYNSK, from the coding sequence ATGAGCAAACAAAACAGTACTGCTGTCGATGATTTTAAAAGAAGAATTACAGGAGAGTTCGGTACAATATTAGCCGATCCACCCTGGCAGTTTAACAATCGGACTGGCAAAATGGCGCCTGAACACCAACGCCTGCTTCGTTACCCCACGATGGCGCTTGAAGAAATAATGTCGCTGCCAGTCCAAGACGTCGCTGCTCAAAAGAGTCACCTCTATCTTTGGGTTCCCAATGCACTTCTCGCCGAGGGGCTTGAAGTCATGCGTCGTTGGGGTTTCACTTACAAAAGTAATCTGGTTTGGTATAAAACAAGAAAAGATGGCGGCCCCGATGGTCGTGGAGTCGGTTTTTACTTTCGTAATGTTACAGAATTGATCTTATTCGGAATACGTGGAAAAATGCGAACTCTGGATGCCGGACGCCGCCAAGTAAATATTATTTCTTCAAACAAACGTGAACACTCACGTAAACCCGACGAGCAGTATGGTTTGATTGAGTCATGCAGTCCAGGCCCATATTTGGAATTATTCTGCCGGCACCCTCAGCCAGGTTGGGTTGCATGGGGGAATGAAATATCCGAAGAGGGAAACAAACGAAACGGCATTATTTGGAATAATCAAAAAGTAATTGAATTGCCTCAACCCCGTTTGTTCGAAAAGAAAACAAAGTACAACAGTAAATAG
- a CDS encoding BglII/BstYI family type II restriction endonuclease has translation MGIELIPDYIRDNYEVHEWKHACAILKSDFTSEWNDIISILMEFRLRKSWITVGGGRKSKVAESIDSAFSRKGWVEKSFETKVIVDQHQMDSPTHKVDCYKNRVALEIEWNNKDPFFDRDLNNFRLLFDLRAICAGIIITRCDELQDVFDSLERGSSYGSSTTHMSKLLPRIEGGGGAGCPLLVFGIKKSLYLEDC, from the coding sequence ATGGGTATTGAGCTAATTCCTGACTATATTCGTGATAATTATGAAGTACACGAATGGAAACATGCATGTGCTATCTTAAAGAGTGACTTCACAAGTGAATGGAATGATATTATTTCAATTTTGATGGAGTTTCGACTTAGGAAAAGTTGGATTACCGTCGGTGGTGGCAGAAAATCCAAGGTTGCTGAGTCAATTGACAGTGCATTCTCGAGAAAAGGATGGGTTGAAAAATCTTTTGAGACAAAAGTCATAGTTGACCAACATCAGATGGATTCTCCAACACATAAGGTTGATTGTTATAAAAATCGTGTTGCTCTTGAAATAGAATGGAACAATAAAGATCCTTTTTTTGATCGAGATTTAAATAATTTTCGCTTGCTTTTTGATCTTCGAGCGATTTGTGCCGGTATCATTATTACTCGCTGCGATGAGCTTCAGGACGTTTTTGACAGTTTGGAGCGCGGTTCTTCTTACGGTTCTTCAACGACACATATGAGTAAACTGTTGCCACGAATCGAAGGTGGCGGCGGTGCCGGTTGTCCTCTCTTGGTTTTCGGTATCAAAAAATCACTTTATCTCGAGGACTGCTGA